The Triticum aestivum cultivar Chinese Spring chromosome 6D, IWGSC CS RefSeq v2.1, whole genome shotgun sequence genomic sequence acaCGCACTATGCACATCTGAAACAGTGTGCCATGGCAAACTCTGATCCACTGCCATACGAAACACCTAAACAAAAAATATGTGCACCTCAAGAGAAGGCCAAATTTCCAGTAGCCAACAACAAGGCCAAAATACATGTTGGGTGATCAACCACATGAAACTAATCAAGCAGTAAAACCATACATATTTATCTAGTTAGAAGACAGGTGCATCCACCTGCTGTCAGAGCCTAGCTACCTATTTTCTCTGATGAATTGAATGAATACAGACATCATACGACATGTAAACAAAGCTACAGGATATGCACGTCCTGATGGCCATTTTTTAGTGCAGTCACCCCAGCAGAGCCAGCAGCAGGTTGGTGGTCCTCTGAGATATCATCTGGGCCTTTTATGTTGTTCAGCGACTTCTTGGCGTAAACTGTGAAGGCGACCGTGAGGGCAGCGGCAGCGATGAACGAGATTATGCTGTAGATTATCTCCACAGTAGTCAACTTATGCTTGCCATACTTCACATCGGCCAGCGTACGTATCAACCGCCCGCTGCATAAGCATTAAGCAAGATCAGTAAGTCATCACTACTTTGAGAGATGTCTCTGTTTGGGTCACTACAGTCTAGCTTAAATCAGCAGCAAGAAAACTCCTGCTTATCAAGAGCAGAAATGTACAGATTATGACGCTTGTCTACCAAATACTGCACGCTCTACTGGAAAAGAATTGGTTAACGATCGGCAATCCATGTACTATTTTGTTATATAAGGGCATTAATCAGATGACAGATGCACAATAAACCTAGATGCATGGCCTCAATAGTCATGACAAAATGATGCAGCGGAATTTAGTAAACCCATAATCTGTAATGTGGATATCCGTATATACCTGTAGATATAGATGAATGCCTCAGGTGTCATTCCGGCAACTGAACCACATACATAAGGGCTGAATTTGATTTCTGTCACGGCCACGGCATAGTTAAAAATCGAGTATGGAAACGGTGAGACTCTGAATAGCGCAACCACTCGAAACTGGTGGAACCAACTCCCTTCGCCAGCAAGCTTTATTAGAGCTATCTGCTGAGGCCATCTCTTTAACCATGCCTGCattgaaaaaaaggaagaaaacagaGAAGAAGATATTAAGACACAGCTCCTCAGGTAGAGAAAAGATGCAAGTCTGAGAAATCTTACATGTAGTCGCTCGCGGAACAATGAGCCGATCCAATATGCTCCAACCATGCCAAGAGTAGTCCCAACAAT encodes the following:
- the LOC123145833 gene encoding TVP38/TMEM64 family membrane protein slr0305 isoform X2, with product MARVLPLDIEPGEAPRAGETVASTPSSSAVVSCNRIEHSEQNIKDDEYTMLMTPTQHATADNNTEILPQQPKSSHFSWWMTALLVCFLLIMATYIFVKFGAPFAFEKVLFPIMKWEASAFGRPVLALVLVASLAIFPLILVPSGPSMWLAGMIFGYGWGFVIIIVGTTLGMVGAYWIGSLFRERLHAWLKRWPQQIALIKLAGEGSWFHQFRVVALFRVSPFPYSIFNYAVAVTEIKFSPYVCGSVAGMTPEAFIYIYSGRLIRTLADVKYGKHKLTTVEIIYSIISFIAAAALTVAFTVYAKKSLNNIKGPDDISEDHQPAAGSAGVTALKNGHQDVHIL
- the LOC123145833 gene encoding TVP38/TMEM64 family membrane protein slr0305 isoform X3, with protein sequence MLMTPTQHATADNNTEILPQQPKSSHFSWWMTALLVCFLLIMATYIFVKFGAPFAFEKVLFPIMKWEASAFGRPVLALVLVASLAIFPLILVPSGPSMWLAGMIFGYGWGFVIIIVGTTLGMVGAYWIGSLFRERLHAWLKRWPQQIALIKLAGEGSWFHQFRVVALFRVSPFPYSIFNYAVAVTEIKFSPYVCGSVAGMTPEAFIYIYSGRLIRTLADVKYGKHKLTTVEIIYSIISFIAAAALTVAFTVYAKKSLNNIKGPDDISEDHQPAAGSAGVTALKNGHQDVHIL